Part of the Clostridia bacterium genome, CAGTCTATTTTTTCGTCTTTGCAAAAACTGCATATTTGGGTTTCACCGGTTACACCTAGATTTGCACCTGCATCAAGCATGTTCTGAGTGGCATATTCGTTTGTACCTAGCGCCGTTATGTGAACTTTGTAGTGGATTTGTTTTCTTATCATTTTTATTATGGTCTTTCCAAGACCTGCACCCTGTGCATCTATTACAGCTATATTCATG contains:
- a CDS encoding DUF3842 family protein, which encodes MNIAVIDAQGAGLGKTIIKMIRKQIHYKVHITALGTNEYATQNMLDAGANLGVTGETQICSFCKDEKIDCIIGPIGILSSGGIKGEITPSISFSIFNMNCKKYIIPLKKHGIYIPGTRNLKIKEIMQEIVWDIKNNISP